A genomic stretch from Terriglobus sp. RCC_193 includes:
- a CDS encoding rhodanese-like domain-containing protein gives MLPFEISVAEVAQMRASQTSFVLLDVREPWEIETANIAGSKDIPMNEIPARANNELDPDAHIVVVCHHGARSLSVTAWLRREGYDNVQSMAGGIEQWSREIDGNVPRY, from the coding sequence GTGCTGCCCTTTGAAATCAGTGTCGCAGAGGTTGCGCAAATGCGCGCATCCCAAACATCCTTTGTCCTATTAGACGTGCGTGAGCCGTGGGAGATTGAAACCGCGAATATCGCCGGAAGTAAAGACATTCCTATGAATGAGATACCCGCGCGGGCCAATAATGAACTGGACCCCGATGCGCATATTGTCGTGGTCTGCCACCACGGCGCACGGTCGTTGTCGGTCACGGCATGGCTCCGCCGCGAGGGCTACGACAACGTTCAGTCCATGGCCGGTGGCATCGAGCAGTGGTCCCGCGAGATCGACGGAAATGTCCCGCGTTACTGA